In Arthrobacter sp. B3I4, the following proteins share a genomic window:
- the pyrE gene encoding orotate phosphoribosyltransferase, whose product MTATRNFAADAAAARARLLELIKELAVVRGKVTLSSGAEADYYIDLRRITLHHEASKLVGQVMLSLMDDSGIDFECAGGLTMGADPVGTAVMHAAVDAGRTVDAFVVRKAQKSYGMGRQVEGPAVEGRKVLVLEDTSTTGGSALAAVEGVRKAGGNVVAVAVIVDRATGAKEKIEAEAGVPYLFAFGKDELGLS is encoded by the coding sequence ATGACTGCCACCCGGAACTTTGCAGCCGACGCCGCTGCCGCCCGCGCCCGCCTCCTGGAACTGATTAAGGAGCTCGCCGTGGTCCGCGGCAAGGTCACCCTCTCCAGCGGCGCCGAGGCCGACTATTACATCGACCTGCGCCGCATCACACTGCACCATGAGGCTTCCAAGCTCGTCGGCCAAGTCATGCTGTCCCTGATGGACGACTCCGGAATCGACTTTGAGTGCGCCGGCGGGCTCACCATGGGAGCAGACCCCGTCGGCACCGCCGTGATGCACGCCGCCGTCGACGCCGGCCGTACGGTGGACGCGTTCGTGGTCCGCAAGGCGCAGAAGTCCTACGGCATGGGCCGCCAGGTCGAGGGCCCCGCGGTGGAGGGCCGCAAGGTCCTGGTACTGGAGGACACCTCCACCACCGGCGGTTCCGCGCTCGCCGCCGTCGAGGGTGTCCGCAAGGCAGGCGGCAATGTTGTGGCCGTCGCGGTGATCGTGGACCGCGCTACCGGCGCCAAGGAAAAGATCGAAGCCGAAGCCGGCGTCCCCTACCTCTTCGCCTTTGGCAAGGACGAGCTGGGCCTGAGCTAG
- a CDS encoding FAD-dependent oxidoreductase yields MEKTGCLVVGGGPAGMMLGLLLARAGVKVTVLEKHADFLRDFRGDTVHPSTVRLIDELGLGEEFRRLPQSRLKSVVLPVPGGPPVTLGDFESLRPPYNYIAMMPQWDFLNFLAAAAAEEPGFTLLMRHTVTGLVRDGGRVRGVHVKRPDGTSVDLLAELVVATDGRHSALRAAAGLALTDFPVPFDTWWFRLPRHPEEAGEIAGLIPALGPGEALVALTRTDYYQIAYLAPKGADARIRAEGVDGFRRRIAALRPDLADRVDAIRALDDLHWLDVRLDRLHSWHINGLLCIGDAAHAMSPAGGVGINLAIQDAVATADLLAPALLRGRVTSADLRKVERRRRPPTVVVQTAQRLMHRTVFGPVMAGKRTKIPGAVLFVARRVPAVRRIMPRLIGFGPRPEHAPGFARRPAARPQPQP; encoded by the coding sequence ATGGAGAAGACAGGCTGCCTGGTGGTGGGCGGCGGGCCGGCAGGCATGATGCTCGGCCTGCTGCTGGCCCGCGCCGGGGTCAAAGTGACCGTCCTTGAAAAACACGCCGACTTCCTGCGCGACTTCCGGGGCGACACCGTCCACCCCTCTACGGTCCGGCTGATCGACGAACTGGGCCTCGGCGAGGAGTTCCGCCGGCTGCCGCAAAGCCGCCTGAAGAGTGTCGTGCTGCCGGTCCCTGGCGGGCCGCCGGTGACGCTGGGCGACTTTGAATCGCTGCGGCCGCCCTACAACTACATCGCGATGATGCCGCAATGGGATTTCCTGAACTTCCTGGCCGCCGCCGCAGCCGAGGAGCCAGGCTTCACCCTGCTCATGCGCCACACCGTCACGGGGCTGGTGCGCGACGGCGGCCGGGTCCGCGGCGTCCACGTTAAACGCCCCGACGGCACCTCCGTTGACTTGCTCGCGGAGCTGGTGGTGGCCACTGACGGGCGGCATTCCGCGCTGCGCGCCGCTGCCGGCCTGGCGCTGACGGATTTCCCGGTGCCCTTCGACACGTGGTGGTTCCGGCTGCCCCGCCACCCAGAAGAAGCAGGCGAAATCGCGGGTCTGATTCCAGCACTCGGACCCGGCGAGGCGCTGGTTGCCCTGACCCGCACCGACTACTACCAGATCGCCTACCTCGCACCGAAGGGTGCGGACGCCCGGATCCGGGCAGAGGGCGTCGACGGCTTTCGACGGCGGATCGCTGCACTCCGCCCCGACCTCGCCGACCGCGTTGACGCCATCCGCGCCCTGGACGACTTGCACTGGCTTGACGTGCGCCTTGACCGGCTGCATTCTTGGCACATCAACGGCCTACTGTGCATCGGGGACGCCGCCCATGCGATGTCCCCGGCCGGCGGCGTCGGCATCAATCTCGCCATCCAGGACGCCGTCGCAACGGCAGACCTCCTCGCACCCGCTCTGCTCCGGGGCCGGGTCACTTCGGCCGACCTCAGGAAGGTCGAACGACGGCGGCGCCCGCCCACCGTCGTCGTGCAGACCGCCCAGCGGCTCATGCACCGGACGGTCTTTGGCCCGGTCATGGCCGGCAAACGGACAAAGATTCCCGGTGCGGTGCTGTTCGTGGCCCGGCGGGTCCCGGCGGTCCGCCGCATCATGCCGAGGCTGATCGGCTTCGGGCCGCGGCCGGAGCACGCCCCAGGGTTCGCCCGGCGCCCTGCAGCCCGGCCGCAGCCGCAGCCTTAG
- the nadE gene encoding ammonia-dependent NAD(+) synthetase yields the protein MRELQAKIIEEMGVQPRIDPAEEVRKRVSFLKEYIKASHTKGFVLGISGGLDSTLAGRLAQLAVEELDAEGVEANFVAVRLPYGVQHDEDDAQAALNFIQAKTEWTFNIAAAVDGFENEFEKTTGDGISDFHKGNTKARTRMTAQYALAGEHNYLVIGTDHGAESVTGFFTKYGDGGADILPLFGLNKRQNRALLAELGAPARLWEKVPTADLLDDKPGRTDEEELGLSYDQIDDYLEGREIDEAAAKLIEQKYLVTRHKRTVPVSIFDTWWKSPGPEEPRAGL from the coding sequence ATGCGTGAACTTCAGGCAAAGATCATCGAAGAAATGGGCGTGCAGCCCCGGATCGACCCTGCCGAGGAGGTGCGCAAACGCGTTTCGTTCCTCAAGGAGTACATCAAGGCCAGCCATACCAAGGGCTTCGTCCTCGGCATCTCCGGCGGCCTCGATTCCACCCTGGCGGGTCGGCTGGCGCAGCTTGCCGTCGAGGAGCTCGACGCGGAGGGGGTGGAAGCGAACTTCGTGGCGGTGCGGCTCCCGTACGGCGTGCAGCACGACGAGGACGACGCCCAGGCGGCCCTGAACTTCATCCAGGCCAAGACGGAGTGGACGTTCAACATCGCGGCCGCGGTGGACGGCTTCGAGAATGAGTTCGAAAAGACCACCGGCGACGGCATCTCCGACTTCCATAAGGGCAACACCAAGGCCCGGACCCGCATGACTGCCCAGTACGCCCTGGCCGGCGAACACAACTACCTGGTGATCGGAACGGACCACGGAGCGGAATCGGTCACCGGGTTCTTCACGAAGTACGGCGACGGCGGCGCGGACATCCTTCCGCTGTTCGGGCTGAACAAGCGTCAGAACCGGGCCCTGCTCGCCGAGCTCGGCGCCCCCGCCCGGCTCTGGGAAAAGGTGCCCACGGCCGACCTCCTGGACGACAAGCCCGGGCGCACCGACGAGGAGGAACTTGGCCTGAGCTATGACCAGATCGATGACTACCTTGAGGGCCGCGAGATCGACGAGGCGGCAGCGAAATTGATCGAGCAGAAGTACCTCGTGACCCGGCACAAGCGCACCGTTCCGGTGTCCATTTTTGACACCTGGTGGAAAAGCCCCGGTCCAGAGGAGCCCCGGGCCGGCCTCTGA